One window of Klebsiella quasivariicola genomic DNA carries:
- a CDS encoding PTS lactose/cellobiose transporter subunit IIA: MIELEDAVMEIIVNAGQSRSLCFEALHAARTGNIDEARLLLNEADGYARRAHQMQTQLIGQDAGEARQPMTLIMVHAQDHLMNSLLAREFSEELIHLYQR; encoded by the coding sequence ATGATTGAATTAGAAGATGCGGTAATGGAAATTATCGTTAATGCGGGACAGTCACGCTCATTATGTTTTGAAGCGCTGCATGCGGCCCGAACCGGAAATATCGACGAAGCGCGCTTACTCTTAAATGAGGCCGACGGCTACGCCCGCCGGGCGCATCAGATGCAAACCCAGCTCATCGGGCAGGATGCCGGTGAAGCGCGTCAGCCCATGACGCTGATTATGGTACATGCCCAGGATCATCTGATGAATTCGCTGCTGGCCCGTGAATTCTCAGAGGAATTAATCCATCTGTACCAGCGTTAA